In the genome of Dermacentor silvarum isolate Dsil-2018 chromosome 1, BIME_Dsil_1.4, whole genome shotgun sequence, one region contains:
- the LOC119433856 gene encoding uncharacterized protein K02A2.6-like encodes MESVAEQYVNFIVSHSLPRAMTIKEVTEATLAVINSLKQALKQPQEGKHWKITTLQPFSRVETELSVSKEGLVLRGTRIVLPAQLRTKAVHLAHRGHQGIVKTKQLLREKVWFPGIDFLVNQTVKSCLECQDNTPVHHRDPLPIQELPRGPWTELSLDFAGPFPDGKYAMAVVDDFSKYPVVIILHTLAAPTVIKQLRTVFAQFECPEIVKSDNGPPFQSGGFAEFASELGFNHHCITPWWSEANREAERFMRTLKKSILASRVSHLDWTNELQLFLLAYRSTPHGSTGKSPFELLFGRPMRNLLPTLAADTQNSAHSEARQNDTQRKAYNKQYVDSRRHTSHNQLHVGQQVLCKQDRSNKFSSYYDPHPYTITKVTGSKITASRDGVTICRNSSFFKDASTVQMERHQDQTDMPDLDDAAVPSNSDPLSHSTATPSEPLPATPKNA; translated from the coding sequence ATGGAGTCTGTCGCTGAACAGTATGTGAACTTCATCGTGTCTCACAGCCTACCTCGTGCCATGACCATAAAGGAGGTAACCGAAGCGACGTTAGCGGTGATCAACTCGCTCAAGCAAGCCCTAAAGCAACCCCAGGAAGGCAAACATTGGAAGATCACAACTCTACAGCCTTTCTCTCGTGTTGAGACAGAACTGTCAGTCTCCAAAGAAGGCCTTGTGCTAAGAGGCACGCGGATAGTACTGCCAGCACAACTTCGCACAAAGGCGGTGCACCTTGCACATCGAGGCCACCAAGGCATTGTCAAGACAAAACAGCTGTTGCGTGAGAAGGTGTGGTTCCCAGGGATAGACTTTCTAGTGAACCAGACAGTTAAAAGCTGCCTGGAATGCCAAGATAACACACCAGTACACCATcgagaccctttgccaattcaggaGCTTCCTCGAGGCCCGTGGACAGAACTGTCGTTAGATTTTGCTGGCCCTTTCCCTGATGGCAAGTATGCCATGGCAGTTGTGGATGATTTCTCCAAGTACCCAGTCGTTATCATCTTACACACTCTTGCAGCACCTACAGTCATCAAGCAACTGCGCACTGTATTCGCTCAGTTCGAGTGTCCAGAAATTGTAAAGTCAGACAATGGCCCACCCTTTCAGAGTGGGGGTTTTGCAGAGTTCGCTAGCGAGCTTGGATTCAACCATCACTGCATCACTCCATGGTGGTCAGAGGCTAACAGGGAAGCCGAACGATTCATGCGCACCCTCAAGAAGTCAATACTCGCAAGTCGTGTCAGCCACTTGGATTGGACCAATGAGCTTCAGTTGTTCCTGCTGGCTTACAGGTCCACACCCCATGGTTCCACAGGAAAGTCTCCGTTTGAACTTCTATTTGGGAGACCCATGAGGAATCTTCTACCGACACTTGCTGCTGATACTCAGAACTCAGCTCACTCTGAGGCAAGACAGAATGACACCCAAAGAAAAGCATACAACAAGCAGTACGTCGACTCTCGGAGACACACCAGTCACAACCAGCTGCATGTTGGACAACAAGTCCTCTGCAAACAAGACAGGTCAAACAAGTTCTCGTCTTACTATGACCCCCACCCATACACAATCACCAAAGTCACTGGCTCCAAAATCACAGCGTCCAGAGATGGAGTGACGATTTGTCGCAACTCGAGCTTCTTCAAAGATGCGAGCACAGTTCAAATGGAACGACACCAGGACCAGACCGACATGCCAGATCTGGACGATGCAGCTGTGCCAAGTAACAGTGACCCTCTAAGCCACAGCACAGCTACTCCTAGTGAACCTCTACCAGCAACTCCCAAGAACGCCTGA